In one window of Tellurirhabdus rosea DNA:
- a CDS encoding putative porin, which produces MFRILRILLILISCSQAVQAQFPTRLPGGLGGGSGGFGGRSGGPGAGRGSGGAVIDDSTKMIYGPRTTRFFLESDLLYDRQKLYTVDTTIEGTHRYSFVQASENLLVDLGNLGTPLRPVFYETPVVGTRPGLNAFGPYAYQTQQIRYFDTKSPFTNMYYVAGGRDQNILRFEFTQNLNPRLNLGFNIQRFTSDVQFGQNAASNRNQRLAENWAFVFHGNYRSKDKKYTLLAHYSNLNHRLVEQGGLAEARFDSLRDIYDGPSILPAGVNSSEKRNDLHLYQQYVVAPGFQAYHTIDVQGQHYQYRDEAETFRTTLTDTVFNFYRLPGDLLVGQTPFDSSAIRQDTRFLLVENQFGIKGTATRGRLKGFNYRAWIRPRVMRLNGQFNLNRLQDSTYRQNRFENFIGGWLGYYFPDSLSRVTVEAEYSVARDFRLKGQLETKLITAGYESVFASPTLLQERFVSNVMRWNNPNLGLRGTQHAYGQINLRVNKLVLQPGLDYYLLTNYIYFDTLARPRQLSGAFSILRTGLGLRFTAGKFAIVGQGYYTVVSRDDVIRIPRLFANLRLQQDFLYAKRLFLQAGVDVHYKSSYFADWYMPLTQQYFLQNRFELPPYLVGDVFVNARINRVRLFVKFSHVAQGFVNVGDFTAPYFHTMRRAFGFGVHWLLFD; this is translated from the coding sequence ATGTTTCGAATCCTACGCATTCTACTGATTCTGATAAGTTGCAGCCAGGCCGTACAGGCCCAATTTCCTACGCGATTGCCGGGCGGTCTGGGCGGCGGTTCGGGCGGCTTTGGAGGGCGCTCGGGTGGCCCCGGTGCCGGTCGCGGGTCCGGGGGGGCGGTCATCGACGATTCCACCAAGATGATCTACGGGCCGCGCACGACCCGGTTTTTTCTGGAAAGCGACCTGCTCTACGACCGCCAGAAACTGTACACCGTCGATACCACGATCGAAGGCACGCACCGCTACAGTTTTGTGCAGGCGAGCGAAAACCTGCTGGTCGATCTGGGCAACCTCGGAACGCCGCTCCGCCCGGTTTTCTACGAAACGCCGGTGGTCGGGACGCGTCCGGGACTGAACGCCTTTGGTCCGTATGCCTACCAGACGCAGCAAATCCGGTATTTCGACACCAAATCGCCCTTCACAAACATGTATTATGTGGCGGGCGGACGCGACCAGAACATCCTGCGGTTCGAGTTCACCCAGAACCTCAATCCGCGTCTGAATCTGGGTTTTAACATCCAGCGGTTTACGTCCGATGTGCAGTTTGGGCAGAACGCGGCGTCTAACCGCAACCAGCGGCTGGCCGAAAACTGGGCTTTTGTTTTCCACGGAAATTATCGCTCAAAAGACAAGAAATACACGCTGCTGGCGCATTACAGCAACCTCAACCACCGGCTTGTCGAACAGGGCGGTCTGGCGGAGGCCCGGTTTGATTCGCTGCGGGACATCTACGACGGGCCTTCCATTCTGCCCGCGGGCGTCAACTCGTCCGAAAAGCGCAACGACCTGCACCTCTACCAGCAGTATGTGGTCGCGCCGGGATTCCAGGCCTACCACACGATTGATGTGCAGGGCCAGCATTACCAGTACCGCGACGAGGCCGAGACGTTCAGGACCACCCTTACGGATACAGTGTTCAATTTTTACCGCCTTCCGGGCGATTTGCTTGTCGGCCAGACGCCGTTCGACAGTTCGGCCATCCGGCAGGATACCCGGTTTCTGCTCGTCGAAAACCAGTTTGGCATCAAAGGAACGGCGACGCGGGGACGTCTGAAGGGGTTCAACTACCGGGCGTGGATACGGCCCCGGGTGATGCGGCTGAACGGACAGTTTAACCTGAACCGGCTGCAGGACAGCACGTACCGGCAAAACCGTTTTGAAAACTTCATCGGCGGCTGGCTCGGTTATTATTTCCCCGACAGCCTGAGCCGGGTGACGGTCGAGGCCGAATACTCCGTCGCCCGGGATTTCCGGTTGAAGGGCCAACTGGAAACGAAACTGATTACGGCCGGTTATGAAAGCGTTTTTGCTTCTCCGACCCTGCTTCAGGAGCGTTTTGTCAGCAACGTCATGCGCTGGAACAACCCGAATCTGGGCCTGCGCGGCACCCAGCACGCCTACGGGCAGATCAATCTGCGGGTGAATAAACTGGTTTTACAGCCGGGTCTGGATTATTACCTGCTGACGAACTACATTTATTTCGACACGCTGGCGCGGCCACGGCAGCTCAGCGGGGCATTCAGCATCCTGCGAACCGGGTTGGGACTGCGGTTCACGGCCGGGAAGTTTGCTATAGTGGGGCAGGGGTATTACACGGTGGTTTCGCGGGACGATGTGATCCGGATTCCCCGCCTTTTTGCCAATCTGCGTCTTCAGCAGGATTTTCTGTACGCCAAGCGGCTGTTCCTGCAGGCGGGCGTGGATGTGCATTACAAGTCGTCGTATTTTGCCGACTGGTACATGCCGCTGACGCAGCAGTATTTTCTGCAAAACCGCTTTGAACTGCCTCCGTACCTGGTGGGCGATGTGTTTGTGAACGCCCGCATCAATCGGGTTCGGCTGTTTGTAAAATTCTCGCACGTGGCCCAGGGCTTCGTCAACGTCGGCGATTTTACGGCCCCGTATTTCCACACCATGCGGCGGGCGTTTGGGTTTGGCGTGCACTGGCTGCTGTTTGATTAA
- a CDS encoding PD-(D/E)XK nuclease family protein, which yields MQSFLQRSAQYIFEKHGTRMDNVWVILPTRRAVTTFQQELARQSDQPFLSPHALAVDDFIMQAAGVQLIDPVSLLFELYEVFRELDEALEFGRFMNWATILLNDLDRIDQYRINPSELFSYLSAAKAIERWRLDLPAGKMPNVETAGTKKYFKLFDNLQAAYFTLRERLEAKGMAYRGMAYRMLADNIEGFVRDNPAYEKLYFVGFNALSRSEEDVVRTLVKAQKAEMLWDSDAYYMKSRRQEAGRLLRRYKEEAWSGPWNWEEEALTAPKHMSIIGVPNASMQAKVAGHLYEEWNREKAPDDTTQTALVLGDETLLLPVLYSLGESVSELNVTMGLSLRNSMLFTLIDALFEMQRTIAEFRTKEGEVVRVPKFNHRHVTKVLSHPFIRQYEQAFLPEKDPETPTLLRRVMHKIRTENRVYLSETDLIEMGENTELFGVLFRRWRPEKPLDIVHQFYKLIDLLSQVYANQPDAIETEYLFLFQNLLHQLETTLERDDRRELIDIRSFKQFLYELIRQTSIPFESEGASALQVMGMLETRALDFDRLIILSVNEGVLPQSRHLNSLIPFDACVEVGLPTYQDQESVMAYHFYRLLQRAREVVLLYVTSPDAYGTSKGEPSRFIRQIEHELKQKASNSLTISYPIVRFGSPEPAPLPVPEPLPTVEADNLVIPKSDSVLAELRSMLEARVEEKNGKIRVRGGLYPTHLNYFVSCSLRYYFSRVIQVKEDDEVEEQLGADEFGTWVHAVLEHLDVDYRMKGEPVDEAVIRKVLEEQYTVLFGKRERDAGMNFLLYNIAEKLLLDFHRKQETDYNGSLEVLQTEQEWDTILDVPTAQGVIRVRIAGKIDRVEKLTKNGRAIIRVADYKTGKVDKKQVKTGGTDDLLNNSEFDKTRQLWLYEYLVYKKLVQEGVLTFNGWTAGPDTAVEAGFYSFRNLPEGFIRNTVSLGTAADYVAQTEALLRQKIAELFDPEKPFTRTEDKKVCEFCDYKRICGR from the coding sequence ATGCAGTCATTTCTTCAACGATCCGCCCAATATATTTTTGAAAAACACGGCACCCGGATGGACAACGTCTGGGTCATCCTGCCGACCCGCCGCGCCGTGACAACCTTCCAGCAGGAACTGGCCCGGCAGTCCGACCAGCCGTTTCTGTCGCCGCACGCCCTGGCCGTCGACGATTTCATCATGCAGGCCGCCGGGGTGCAGCTCATCGATCCGGTCAGCCTGCTCTTTGAACTTTACGAAGTTTTCCGCGAACTGGACGAAGCGCTCGAATTCGGGCGGTTTATGAACTGGGCGACCATCCTGCTCAACGACCTCGACCGCATCGACCAGTACCGCATCAATCCGTCCGAGCTGTTCAGCTACCTCTCGGCGGCCAAAGCCATCGAACGCTGGCGGCTCGACCTCCCGGCGGGCAAAATGCCAAATGTCGAAACGGCCGGAACCAAAAAATACTTCAAGCTTTTCGACAACCTCCAGGCGGCCTACTTCACGCTTCGGGAACGGCTGGAGGCCAAGGGCATGGCGTACCGGGGCATGGCCTACCGCATGCTGGCCGACAACATCGAGGGCTTCGTGCGCGATAATCCGGCCTACGAAAAGCTGTATTTCGTGGGATTCAACGCACTCAGCCGGTCGGAGGAGGACGTGGTCAGAACGCTCGTCAAGGCGCAGAAGGCCGAAATGCTCTGGGATTCGGATGCATACTACATGAAATCCCGCCGCCAGGAAGCCGGGCGACTCCTGCGCCGCTACAAGGAAGAAGCCTGGAGCGGTCCGTGGAACTGGGAGGAGGAAGCCCTGACGGCGCCCAAACACATGAGCATCATCGGCGTGCCCAACGCCAGCATGCAGGCCAAAGTAGCCGGGCACCTGTACGAAGAATGGAACCGGGAGAAAGCGCCCGACGATACTACCCAGACGGCGCTGGTCCTCGGCGACGAAACGCTGCTGCTCCCGGTGCTGTACTCCCTGGGTGAGTCGGTCAGCGAACTAAACGTCACGATGGGCCTGTCGCTGCGGAACTCGATGCTGTTTACGCTCATCGACGCCCTGTTTGAAATGCAGCGGACCATCGCCGAGTTTCGCACGAAGGAAGGTGAAGTGGTGCGGGTGCCCAAATTCAACCACCGGCACGTCACGAAGGTTCTCAGCCACCCGTTCATCCGGCAGTACGAACAGGCGTTTCTGCCCGAAAAGGACCCCGAAACGCCCACGCTGCTTCGGCGGGTGATGCACAAGATCAGGACCGAAAACCGGGTTTACCTGAGCGAAACGGACCTGATCGAAATGGGCGAAAACACTGAGCTTTTTGGGGTGCTGTTCCGGCGCTGGCGACCCGAAAAGCCGCTCGACATCGTCCATCAGTTTTACAAACTCATCGACCTGCTGAGTCAGGTGTACGCCAACCAGCCGGACGCCATCGAAACAGAATACCTGTTTCTGTTCCAGAATCTGCTGCACCAGCTCGAAACGACGCTCGAACGCGACGACCGCCGCGAACTCATCGACATCCGGAGTTTCAAGCAGTTTCTGTACGAGCTGATCCGGCAAACCAGCATCCCGTTCGAAAGCGAAGGAGCCAGCGCCCTCCAAGTGATGGGGATGCTCGAAACGCGGGCGCTGGACTTCGACCGGCTCATCATTCTGTCGGTCAACGAAGGCGTGCTGCCACAGTCGCGGCACCTCAATTCGCTCATTCCGTTCGATGCCTGCGTGGAAGTGGGACTGCCGACTTATCAGGATCAGGAGTCGGTGATGGCCTACCACTTTTACCGGTTGCTGCAGCGGGCCAGGGAAGTGGTGCTGCTGTACGTGACCTCTCCCGACGCCTACGGAACCAGCAAGGGCGAGCCCAGCCGCTTTATCCGGCAAATTGAACATGAACTGAAGCAAAAGGCGAGTAACAGCCTGACAATCAGCTATCCCATCGTTCGGTTTGGGAGTCCGGAGCCCGCACCATTGCCCGTTCCCGAACCCCTCCCGACGGTCGAAGCCGACAACCTGGTGATTCCCAAAAGCGACAGTGTGCTGGCCGAATTGCGCAGCATGCTCGAAGCGCGGGTTGAGGAGAAAAACGGCAAAATCCGGGTGCGCGGCGGGCTTTATCCGACCCATCTGAACTACTTCGTGAGCTGTTCCCTGCGGTATTATTTCAGCCGCGTCATCCAGGTCAAGGAAGATGACGAGGTGGAAGAACAGCTCGGCGCCGATGAGTTCGGGACCTGGGTGCATGCCGTGCTCGAACACCTGGATGTGGACTACCGGATGAAAGGCGAGCCGGTCGATGAAGCGGTGATCCGGAAGGTGCTGGAAGAACAGTACACCGTCCTGTTTGGCAAACGGGAACGCGACGCCGGTATGAATTTTCTGCTGTACAATATCGCCGAAAAACTGCTGCTCGATTTTCACCGGAAACAGGAAACCGACTACAACGGCAGTCTGGAGGTGCTTCAGACCGAACAGGAATGGGACACGATTCTGGACGTCCCGACGGCCCAGGGCGTGATTCGGGTGCGCATCGCCGGGAAAATCGACCGGGTGGAGAAGCTGACCAAGAACGGCAGGGCCATCATCCGCGTGGCCGACTACAAGACCGGGAAGGTGGACAAAAAACAGGTCAAAACCGGTGGGACGGACGACCTCCTGAACAACAGCGAATTCGATAAAACGCGGCAGTTGTGGCTCTACGAATACCTCGTTTACAAAAAACTGGTGCAGGAGGGAGTGCTGACGTTCAACGGCTGGACCGCCGGACCCGATACGGCCGTTGAAGCCGGGTTTTATTCGTTCCGCAACCTGCCCGAGGGATTCATCCGCAATACCGTGAGCCTGGGCACAGCGGCCGATTACGTGGCGCAGACCGAGGCGCTGCTGCGGCAGAAAATCGCGGAACTGTTTGATCCGGAAAAGCCTTTTACGCGCACCGAGGACAAGAAAGTCTGCGAATTCTGCGATTACAAGCGGATTTGCGGAAGGTAA
- the miaE gene encoding tRNA-(ms[2]io[6]A)-hydroxylase: MSITTLGLELPSDPRWVNIAEMNLGDILIDHAFCEQKAASSCISLIVQYPEHEKLVEVLTPVVAEEWGHFQRVLKELRKRGIPLGRQRKDEYVNQLQQVLRKSPDRNEQLMEKLLLNALIEARSAERFKLLSENIADESLRKFYRELMISEAGHYRNFIELAEEYLPKEQVWARWKELLEAEADIMRNLEVRADRFH, translated from the coding sequence ATGTCTATAACTACGCTCGGACTTGAACTTCCTTCCGACCCGCGCTGGGTCAATATTGCCGAAATGAACCTCGGCGACATTCTGATCGACCACGCCTTCTGTGAGCAGAAAGCGGCTTCGTCCTGCATTTCGCTGATCGTGCAGTATCCCGAACACGAAAAGCTGGTGGAGGTGCTGACACCCGTGGTGGCCGAGGAGTGGGGGCATTTTCAGCGGGTGCTGAAAGAACTGCGCAAACGGGGTATTCCGCTGGGGCGACAGCGCAAAGACGAGTACGTGAACCAGCTTCAGCAGGTCCTGCGGAAGTCGCCCGACCGCAACGAGCAGCTGATGGAAAAACTCCTGCTCAACGCCCTCATCGAAGCTCGCAGCGCCGAGCGGTTCAAGCTGCTTTCGGAGAACATTGCCGACGAAAGTCTGCGTAAATTTTACCGGGAGCTGATGATTTCGGAAGCCGGACATTATCGCAATTTCATCGAACTCGCCGAAGAATACCTGCCCAAAGAACAGGTCTGGGCCCGCTGGAAAGAACTGCTCGAAGCCGAAGCCGACATCATGCGGAACCTGGAAGTGCGGGCCGACCGGTTTCATTGA
- a CDS encoding efflux RND transporter periplasmic adaptor subunit, translating into MKRWIAIGLLVVVVGGIIVYNKILKPAPGAGGPGGQAGGGGKGAAGRGGLGGPGAGQTAAVSGFIVAPTSIQEQVVASGSLLASEQVDIYPEVAGRIVTLNIQEGRSVQKGALLIKLYDADLRAQLQKLYVQEENARRTEERNRQLLQRGGISQQEYDIVTTNLKSALADIELVKAQIRRTEIRAPFTGVIGLRNVSPGAYVSPSTLIARLQQVSSLKLDFSIPEKYGASVKVGSVVDFTVDGVRQNFKGNVYAIDPGVEEETRNLRIRARATNPGATLRPGMFAKVNLIINTDRALVVPTQAVIPQTRGKQVAIINKGKAVFRDVTTGIRSASTVEITSGLEQGDTVITTGLNFLRPDSPVKIAKVEGLPGKKPAAGASGANVSMR; encoded by the coding sequence GTGAAAAGGTGGATTGCTATTGGTTTACTGGTTGTCGTCGTGGGCGGCATTATTGTGTATAACAAAATCCTGAAACCCGCACCCGGCGCCGGTGGTCCCGGCGGCCAGGCAGGAGGGGGTGGCAAAGGTGCGGCCGGTCGCGGCGGCCTGGGCGGACCCGGGGCCGGACAGACGGCGGCCGTCAGCGGCTTTATCGTGGCACCGACCAGCATTCAGGAACAGGTGGTGGCCAGCGGCTCCCTGCTGGCTTCCGAACAGGTTGATATTTATCCGGAAGTGGCCGGACGGATTGTTACGTTGAATATTCAGGAAGGGCGGTCTGTCCAGAAAGGGGCCCTGCTGATCAAGCTGTACGATGCGGACCTGCGCGCCCAGCTCCAGAAGCTTTATGTTCAGGAGGAAAACGCCCGCCGGACCGAAGAACGGAACCGCCAGCTGCTTCAGCGCGGCGGCATCAGCCAGCAGGAATATGACATCGTGACGACGAACCTCAAAAGTGCCCTGGCGGACATTGAACTCGTCAAGGCGCAGATTCGCCGGACCGAAATCCGGGCTCCGTTTACCGGCGTGATCGGTCTGCGGAACGTCAGCCCCGGCGCTTATGTTTCCCCGAGTACGCTCATCGCCCGACTTCAGCAGGTCAGCTCGCTCAAACTGGACTTTTCGATTCCCGAGAAATACGGCGCTTCGGTCAAAGTAGGCAGCGTGGTGGACTTTACGGTGGACGGTGTACGGCAGAATTTCAAAGGAAACGTCTACGCCATCGACCCCGGCGTTGAGGAGGAGACCCGGAATCTGCGCATCCGGGCCCGGGCCACCAACCCCGGAGCAACCCTGCGGCCCGGCATGTTTGCGAAAGTCAATCTGATTATCAATACCGATCGGGCCCTGGTGGTGCCGACGCAGGCGGTCATTCCGCAGACGCGCGGCAAACAGGTGGCCATCATCAACAAAGGGAAAGCGGTTTTCCGCGACGTAACGACGGGAATCCGCTCGGCCAGCACGGTTGAAATCACATCCGGGCTGGAGCAGGGCGATACCGTTATCACAACTGGTCTGAACTTTCTGCGCCCGGATTCGCCCGTGAAGATTGCCAAAGTGGAAGGATTACCCGGCAAAAAACCAGCCGCTGGCGCGTCGGGAGCGAATGTAAGCATGAGATAA
- a CDS encoding T9SS type A sorting domain-containing protein, which produces MKNKYSYLLGALLCLPTWLMAQVVVQSPVQRAVYQRNNANQAVLPIKGSCPANATRIEARLIPRVSGIGTAVNWTVIDMSPVNGTFKGQLTMTGGWYDLEVRAVAGSGILTSSLVERVGAGEVFVICGHSVAQGDPNTIAGAEDDRVSAIPLNDPARKDQYDRTAKPEFLPTPGFAHYGTGVAAAPFGYNAYFWGQFGDNLARRLNVPVLIFNAAFGGTSLEHWALSSQGQPFEHGFVNASIGMPYVNLKNALLTYIKQTGVRAILSDQGQNDTPQKAEDILLNNYKTWVNQARTDLGFGQLACVVNRATPYLSTNPQFHIRRVQERMIATPHCFAGPDYDAGLDRTDRYDNIHLALSGQMKAARLWADALTDAFFARSVPYLPLPVPFNSSTSPATTPTPETNPNPNPQPQTPLVVTAPTYDCETGGLTINTTGGGTELKEYMIEGLGTWKTSPNFILPASVRLGVTLTLRVRQAGVLSTFNFTTRCGTTTTAPVPPLLEPSPVTNTTNPAQQTTRLEGELEGADCGRVWGWAANRNDLTSPVWVWIFIDGQLAGTLEASALRTDIGTRIGGNGRYGFSFVIPQSFQTPGNHAVEARFSGGMTPLTKPTATYLCDMTPTPSPNADPMPSPEPAPQVSVYGWPEGKVESVDCQRIRGWAADLNQSYTAVSVDIYLDGKLAGTTVANLNRPDLATRLMDNGLHGFDWEIPQALRKEGARSVVVRFANSQQLVDSVMVNFACGLTGRLASEPVQASWSLYPNPVEDHVTLTIPTLFDPQSVQLSLASLQGNRFVIARGDVQISGQTIRIPVQSLNLQAGVYLLSISNDAHVLKTLKVLKK; this is translated from the coding sequence ATGAAAAACAAATACTCCTACCTGTTAGGGGCATTGTTATGCTTACCAACCTGGCTGATGGCTCAGGTGGTGGTGCAAAGCCCTGTCCAACGCGCCGTCTATCAACGTAACAACGCCAACCAGGCGGTTCTTCCCATCAAAGGGTCATGTCCGGCAAATGCAACCCGGATCGAAGCCCGTCTAATCCCGCGCGTCAGCGGCATCGGTACGGCCGTCAACTGGACGGTAATCGATATGAGTCCCGTCAATGGCACCTTCAAAGGCCAGCTCACCATGACCGGCGGCTGGTACGACCTCGAAGTGCGGGCCGTGGCCGGTTCGGGCATCCTGACTTCTTCGCTCGTGGAGCGGGTCGGGGCCGGTGAAGTGTTCGTTATCTGTGGCCATTCCGTCGCGCAGGGCGATCCCAACACCATTGCCGGAGCCGAAGACGACCGCGTCAGCGCCATTCCGCTGAACGACCCGGCCCGCAAAGACCAGTACGACCGCACGGCAAAACCCGAATTTCTGCCGACGCCCGGCTTCGCGCATTACGGCACCGGCGTCGCGGCGGCTCCTTTTGGATACAATGCTTATTTCTGGGGCCAGTTCGGCGACAATCTGGCCCGCCGTCTGAACGTGCCCGTTCTTATTTTTAACGCCGCTTTCGGCGGAACGAGCCTCGAACACTGGGCGCTTTCGTCGCAGGGCCAGCCGTTTGAGCACGGTTTCGTGAACGCATCCATCGGCATGCCGTACGTTAACCTGAAAAACGCGCTGCTGACGTATATCAAACAGACAGGCGTCCGGGCCATTCTCTCCGACCAGGGACAAAACGATACGCCGCAGAAGGCCGAAGACATTCTGCTGAACAACTATAAAACGTGGGTAAATCAGGCGCGGACCGACCTTGGTTTTGGCCAGCTGGCCTGCGTGGTCAACCGGGCTACGCCGTACCTGTCGACCAACCCGCAGTTTCACATTCGCCGGGTGCAGGAGCGGATGATTGCAACGCCGCATTGCTTTGCCGGGCCGGACTACGATGCGGGTCTGGACCGCACGGACCGCTACGACAACATCCACCTGGCCCTGAGCGGCCAGATGAAGGCGGCCCGGCTGTGGGCCGATGCCCTGACGGACGCTTTCTTCGCCCGTTCGGTGCCGTACCTGCCGCTGCCCGTTCCGTTCAATTCCTCGACCAGCCCGGCAACGACTCCGACGCCGGAAACCAACCCGAATCCGAATCCGCAGCCGCAAACGCCGCTGGTGGTGACCGCCCCGACCTACGACTGCGAGACCGGCGGACTGACCATCAACACCACTGGAGGGGGCACCGAGCTGAAGGAATACATGATCGAAGGGCTGGGTACCTGGAAGACGTCGCCGAATTTCATTCTGCCCGCTTCCGTTCGCCTGGGCGTCACGCTGACGCTGCGGGTACGGCAGGCCGGGGTACTCTCGACTTTTAACTTTACAACCCGCTGCGGCACTACCACTACGGCTCCGGTACCTCCGCTTCTGGAGCCCTCGCCGGTGACGAACACGACGAATCCCGCCCAGCAAACCACCCGTCTGGAAGGGGAGCTCGAAGGCGCCGACTGCGGCCGGGTGTGGGGATGGGCGGCCAACCGCAACGACCTGACCAGCCCGGTCTGGGTCTGGATTTTTATTGACGGCCAGCTGGCCGGAACGCTGGAAGCCAGCGCCCTGCGCACCGACATCGGCACCCGCATCGGCGGAAACGGCCGGTACGGCTTTTCCTTCGTTATTCCGCAGAGCTTTCAGACGCCCGGCAATCACGCGGTGGAAGCCCGTTTTTCCGGCGGCATGACCCCGCTCACCAAACCGACGGCAACTTACCTCTGCGACATGACGCCCACGCCCTCGCCGAACGCCGACCCCATGCCCAGCCCGGAACCGGCGCCGCAGGTGAGCGTGTACGGCTGGCCGGAAGGAAAGGTCGAAAGCGTGGACTGCCAGCGAATCCGGGGCTGGGCCGCGGACCTGAACCAGAGCTATACCGCCGTTTCGGTGGACATTTATCTTGACGGCAAACTGGCCGGAACCACCGTCGCCAACCTGAACCGCCCCGATCTGGCCACGCGCCTGATGGACAACGGTCTGCACGGATTTGACTGGGAAATTCCGCAGGCGCTGCGTAAAGAGGGCGCGCGTTCGGTGGTGGTCCGCTTCGCCAATTCGCAGCAACTCGTTGATTCCGTGATGGTCAACTTCGCCTGCGGACTCACCGGGCGACTGGCTTCGGAGCCGGTACAGGCGAGCTGGTCGCTGTATCCCAACCCGGTGGAAGACCACGTGACGCTGACCATTCCGACCCTGTTCGATCCGCAGTCGGTGCAGCTTTCGCTGGCCTCTTTGCAGGGCAACCGCTTCGTCATTGCGCGCGGCGACGTTCAGATTTCCGGGCAGACCATCCGCATTCCCGTTCAGTCGCTGAACCTCCAGGCGGGCGTCTACTTACTGAGTATTTCCAACGATGCGCACGTGCTGAAGACGCTGAAAGTTTTGAAAAAATAA
- a CDS encoding DUF1835 domain-containing protein — translation MTLHILNGDASLRPFQEAGFAGDDVLVWREMLSEGPVRADAGMTEFWDIRRHYIGGPEAASYDQQVVREFDRLQHLTRYDEVVLWFEHDLFCQINLIFLLMRLERIDRGGIKLSIIHVDEFRPDPAFKGIGQLNGGQFRTLYAQRRTLTDADLALASRAWFAYAGPDPLAIPKFLAAEATFGNLPYLPEALRAHLQRFPFVGNGLNLIETQLLTIVLEGPMPESELVRRFLHQDHLFGMGDVGVMQYIRGMSPHLLRRTDHQVELTPEGADIATGRKPHAPAERWLGGYHQAGTSPYRWNGEKLIV, via the coding sequence ATGACTCTCCACATTCTCAACGGTGACGCTTCGCTGCGGCCGTTTCAGGAAGCCGGTTTTGCCGGTGACGACGTGCTGGTCTGGCGCGAAATGCTGTCTGAAGGACCCGTACGGGCCGATGCGGGCATGACCGAATTCTGGGATATCCGCCGCCACTACATCGGCGGGCCGGAAGCCGCCTCGTACGACCAGCAGGTGGTCCGCGAATTCGACCGGCTGCAGCACCTGACCCGCTACGACGAAGTGGTGCTGTGGTTCGAACACGACCTGTTCTGCCAGATCAACCTCATTTTCCTGCTCATGCGGCTGGAACGGATTGATCGGGGAGGCATAAAACTGTCCATCATCCACGTTGACGAGTTCCGTCCCGATCCGGCCTTCAAAGGCATCGGCCAGCTGAACGGCGGGCAGTTTCGAACCCTGTACGCCCAGCGCCGGACGCTGACGGACGCCGATCTGGCCCTGGCTTCCCGCGCCTGGTTTGCCTACGCCGGACCGGACCCGCTGGCGATTCCGAAGTTTCTGGCGGCCGAAGCGACGTTTGGCAACCTGCCGTATCTGCCCGAAGCGCTGCGGGCGCACCTCCAGCGGTTTCCGTTTGTCGGCAACGGGCTGAACCTGATCGAAACGCAGTTGCTGACCATCGTGCTGGAAGGGCCGATGCCGGAATCCGAACTGGTGCGGCGTTTTCTGCACCAGGACCATCTGTTCGGAATGGGCGACGTGGGAGTTATGCAGTACATCCGCGGCATGAGTCCGCACCTGCTGCGCCGCACGGACCATCAGGTCGAACTGACGCCCGAAGGAGCCGACATTGCCACGGGCCGCAAGCCGCATGCACCGGCGGAACGCTGGCTGGGCGGCTACCACCAGGCCGGAACTTCTCCTTACCGCTGGAACGGTGAAAAATTGATTGTATAG